The following are encoded together in the Streptomyces asoensis genome:
- a CDS encoding helix-turn-helix domain-containing protein, which translates to MLLGSQLRRLREARGITREAAGYSIRASESKISRMELGRVSFKTRDVEDLLTLYGIMDDTERQALVGLAREANVAGWWHSYSDVLPNWFPTYVGLEGAAALIRAYEVQFVHGLLQTEAYAHAVVSRGMKGANAADIDRRVALRLERQKYLVAENAPDVHIVLDEAALRRPYGDREVMRGQLQHLIEISERPNVRLQVMPFSFGGHSGESGAFTILSFPESDLQDVVYLEQLTSALYLDKREDVAQYENALKELQQDSPGPDESRDLLRGLIQLS; encoded by the coding sequence ACTGCGGGAAGCCCGCGGCATCACCCGCGAGGCGGCGGGATACTCCATCAGGGCGTCGGAGTCGAAGATCAGCCGGATGGAACTCGGCCGGGTGAGCTTCAAGACCCGTGACGTGGAAGACCTGCTGACCCTGTACGGGATCATGGACGACACCGAGCGCCAGGCGCTCGTCGGCCTCGCCCGTGAGGCCAACGTGGCCGGCTGGTGGCACAGCTACTCGGACGTCCTGCCCAACTGGTTCCCCACCTACGTCGGCCTGGAGGGCGCGGCCGCGCTGATCCGGGCGTACGAGGTCCAGTTCGTGCACGGACTGCTCCAGACCGAGGCGTACGCCCACGCGGTCGTCAGCCGGGGCATGAAGGGGGCGAACGCGGCCGACATCGACCGGCGGGTGGCACTGCGGCTGGAGCGGCAGAAGTACCTCGTCGCGGAGAACGCCCCCGACGTCCACATCGTCCTCGACGAGGCGGCCCTGCGCCGGCCGTACGGCGACCGCGAGGTCATGCGGGGGCAGTTGCAGCACCTGATCGAGATCTCGGAGCGCCCCAACGTGCGGCTCCAGGTCATGCCGTTCAGCTTCGGCGGGCACTCCGGCGAGTCCGGCGCGTTCACCATCCTGAGCTTCCCGGAGTCCGACCTCCAGGACGTCGTCTATCTGGAGCAGCTCACCAGCGCCCTCTACCTCGACAAGCGCGAGGACGTCGCCCAGTACGAGAACGCGCTGAAGGAACTCCAGCAGGACAGCCCCGGCCCGGACGAGAGCCGCGACCTGCTCCGAGGCCTGATCCAGCTCTCGTAG